The segment CGCGAGATCCATGGCCGTTTCGCGCTCCCGGGCTTCGGCGCGCCAAGTCGAGGACGTGGCCCGGTGGACGATGACGGGCTGTTCTGAACAGCCCGTCCGCCCCGTCACTTCTTCTCCGTATCCGCCGGTTCGTTGATATAGGCGACGAAGCTGCCGACCAGTGAATCCCACAATTCCAGGTTCTTGCGGAACAGCGCGGTCGTCATCGGCTGGTCCTCGAAGTTCAGGTCATATTCGATCGCCGCCTCCCCCTTGTCGTCCGAATAGACGCGCGCGAAGCGATGCTTCTGCGTCCAGGCATTGGCCCGCTCGGGCGTCAGCTTGTCGGTCCAGCCGGCATAGAATTGCAGGTCGCCGCAGTTGCGGCCGTTGGCGCAGCTCATGAAGAAGATAGTGAACTTGTAGCCCTGCGCGCCGCTGCGGATGATCGGGTCGCCGTCGCTGTCCTTGGACAACTCGGCCTTGTACCCCGCATCCTGCAGCGCCTTGACCACTGATTGCGGATCGGTGGACTTCACCTGCGCCTGTGCCGGCACCGCCGCCAGCAGCCCGAGCCCGATCAGCACCCCCATCTTCATGGCGTTCCCTTTCCTCCGTTCGGCGAACGCGGCCCGTATCGCGGATATGCGGGAGCTGCCAAGCCTAGCGGCGCCCAAGCCTGCTGCGCTGTGCCTGTTTGCGCAGCGCGCCCGGCATCCAGCGCGCGGCGAACCACAGCTTGCGCGCGGTCTTGCCGACACGGGTGTGGAGCACCTGCCCATGCACCGCCGCCCAGGCCGCCTTGGCGACCTCGCCGACCGGCGTGATCTCCAGCCCCGCGCGCTGCACATTCTCGCGGATATGCTGGTTGGAGCCACCGCTCGGCTGGTCGAGCAGCGGCGTGTCGATGAACGAGGGCATCAGCGTGCGCACCTGCACCCCCGCCGAGGCCCATTCGCCGTCGAGCGCCTCGGCCAGCCCGCGCACCG is part of the Sphingomonas sp. genome and harbors:
- a CDS encoding YbjN domain-containing protein, which translates into the protein MKMGVLIGLGLLAAVPAQAQVKSTDPQSVVKALQDAGYKAELSKDSDGDPIIRSGAQGYKFTIFFMSCANGRNCGDLQFYAGWTDKLTPERANAWTQKHRFARVYSDDKGEAAIEYDLNFEDQPMTTALFRKNLELWDSLVGSFVAYINEPADTEKK